A region from the Triticum aestivum cultivar Chinese Spring chromosome 3D, IWGSC CS RefSeq v2.1, whole genome shotgun sequence genome encodes:
- the LOC123074521 gene encoding zinc transport protein ZntB isoform X1 — translation MVEGDAAWDGQGMGGLMDDGDQCCDITVADVAAPYWQRPAGPTWWCHVTAGHPAVDAWLAGARWLHPAIRVALRDESMLISEKMKHLLYEVPVRVAGGLLFELLGQSVGDPAGDEDDIPIVLRAWQAQNFLITALHVKGSATNINVIGVTEVQELLSACGSTAPKSIHEVVAHLASRLARWDDRLWRKYVFGAADEIEVKFVNRRNQEDLNLLCIIFNQDIRRLATQVIRVKWSLHAREEIIFELLQYLRGTATRFLLEGIRKDTRQMIEEQEAVRGRLFTIQDVMQSTVRAWLQDKSLRITHNLTIFGGCGLILSIITGLFGINVDGIPGAKNTPYAFALFSGLLFVIGFMLIIVGIVYFGLQKPVSDEQVQVRKLELQQLVSMFQHEAETHAKVREGVLRSDLPPRAADLIYDNVRKLGRYFPFEAKCEPPLQGYHLVSLCTL, via the exons ATGGTGGAGGGGGACGCGGCGTGGGACGGACAGGGAATGGGCGGCCTCATGGACGACGGCGACCAGTGCTGCGATATCACCGTGGCCGATGTCGCCGCGCCGTACTGGCAGAGGCCGGCGGGGCCGACCTGGTGGTGCCACGTGACGGCGGGACACCCGGCGGTGGACGCCTGGCTTGCCGGCGCGCGATGGCTGCACCCGGCGATCCGCGTGGCGCTCAGGGACGAGAGCATGCTCATCAGTGAGAAGATGAAGCATCTACTGTACGAG GTCCCCGTTAGAGTTGCAGGCGGCTTGCTGTTCGAGCTATTGGGCCAGTCCGTGGGCGATCCGGCCGGCGACGAGGATGACATTCCTATTGTGCTCCGTGCATGGCAAGCTCAAAATTTTCTGATAACAGCGCTTCATGTGAAAGGTTCTGCGACCAACATTAACGTCATAGGGGTTACAGAGGTTCAG GAGCTTCTTTCTGCATGTGGAAGCACAGCTCCTAAAAGTATCCATGAAGTTGTAGCGCATTTGGCCTCCCGCCTTGCTCGATGGGATGACAG ATTGTGGCGCAAATACGTGTTTGGTGCAGCCGATGAAATTGAAGTTAAATTTGTAAACAG GAGAAATCAAGAAGACCTAAACCTGCTGTGCATAATATTTAACCAAGACATTAGAAGGTTAGCCACTCAG GTTATCAGGGTGAAATGGTCACTGCATGCTAGAGAGGAGATAATATTTGAGCTGCTCCAGTATCTGAGGGGAACCGCCACCAGGTTCTTGCTTGAAGGTATCAGGAAAGACACAAGGCAAATGATAGAAGAGCAAGAGGCTGTCCGTGGCCGGTTGTTCACCATCCAGGATGTGATGCAGAGCACTGTGCGTGCCTGGTTGCAG GATAAGAGCCTTCGCATCACACATAACCTGACCATTTTTGGTGGGTGTGGCCTCATTCTGTCAATCATCACCGGATTGTTTGGGATCAACGTGGACGGCATCCCAGGAGCTAAAAACACTCCATATGCTTTTGCATTGTTCTCCGGGCTTCTGTTCGTGATTGGGTTCATGCTGATCATCGTCGGAATCGTCTATTTCGGACTGCAGAAACCGGTCAGTGATGAGCAGGTCCAAGTGAGAAAGTTGGAGCTCCAGCAGCTAGTCTCCATGTTCCAGCACGAGGCCGAGACACACGCCAAAGTGAGAGAAGGAGTCCTGAGGAGCGACTTGCCTCCTAGAGCAGCTGATCTCATCTATGACAATG TGCGTAAACTTGGAAGGTATTTCCCGTTCGAAGCAAAGTGTGAGCCACCGCTTCAAGGTTACCACTTGGTTTCGCTTTGCACCCTGTAG
- the LOC123074521 gene encoding uncharacterized protein isoform X2 yields MVEGDAAWDGQGMGGLMDDGDQCCDITVADVAAPYWQRPAGPTWWCHVTAGHPAVDAWLAGARWLHPAIRVALRDESMLISEKMKHLLYEVPVRVAGGLLFELLGQSVGDPAGDEDDIPIVLRAWQAQNFLITALHVKGSATNINVIGVTEVQELLSACGSTAPKSIHEVVAHLASRLARWDDRLWRKYVFGAADEIEVKFVNRRNQEDLNLLCIIFNQDIRRLATQVIRVKWSLHAREEIIFELLQYLRGTATRFLLEGIRKDTRQMIEEQEAVRGRLFTIQDVMQSTVRAWLQKPVSDEQVQVRKLELQQLVSMFQHEAETHAKVREGVLRSDLPPRAADLIYDNVRKLGRYFPFEAKCEPPLQGYHLVSLCTL; encoded by the exons ATGGTGGAGGGGGACGCGGCGTGGGACGGACAGGGAATGGGCGGCCTCATGGACGACGGCGACCAGTGCTGCGATATCACCGTGGCCGATGTCGCCGCGCCGTACTGGCAGAGGCCGGCGGGGCCGACCTGGTGGTGCCACGTGACGGCGGGACACCCGGCGGTGGACGCCTGGCTTGCCGGCGCGCGATGGCTGCACCCGGCGATCCGCGTGGCGCTCAGGGACGAGAGCATGCTCATCAGTGAGAAGATGAAGCATCTACTGTACGAG GTCCCCGTTAGAGTTGCAGGCGGCTTGCTGTTCGAGCTATTGGGCCAGTCCGTGGGCGATCCGGCCGGCGACGAGGATGACATTCCTATTGTGCTCCGTGCATGGCAAGCTCAAAATTTTCTGATAACAGCGCTTCATGTGAAAGGTTCTGCGACCAACATTAACGTCATAGGGGTTACAGAGGTTCAG GAGCTTCTTTCTGCATGTGGAAGCACAGCTCCTAAAAGTATCCATGAAGTTGTAGCGCATTTGGCCTCCCGCCTTGCTCGATGGGATGACAG ATTGTGGCGCAAATACGTGTTTGGTGCAGCCGATGAAATTGAAGTTAAATTTGTAAACAG GAGAAATCAAGAAGACCTAAACCTGCTGTGCATAATATTTAACCAAGACATTAGAAGGTTAGCCACTCAG GTTATCAGGGTGAAATGGTCACTGCATGCTAGAGAGGAGATAATATTTGAGCTGCTCCAGTATCTGAGGGGAACCGCCACCAGGTTCTTGCTTGAAGGTATCAGGAAAGACACAAGGCAAATGATAGAAGAGCAAGAGGCTGTCCGTGGCCGGTTGTTCACCATCCAGGATGTGATGCAGAGCACTGTGCGTGCCTGGTTGCAG AAACCGGTCAGTGATGAGCAGGTCCAAGTGAGAAAGTTGGAGCTCCAGCAGCTAGTCTCCATGTTCCAGCACGAGGCCGAGACACACGCCAAAGTGAGAGAAGGAGTCCTGAGGAGCGACTTGCCTCCTAGAGCAGCTGATCTCATCTATGACAATG TGCGTAAACTTGGAAGGTATTTCCCGTTCGAAGCAAAGTGTGAGCCACCGCTTCAAGGTTACCACTTGGTTTCGCTTTGCACCCTGTAG